A window of Shewanella mesophila contains these coding sequences:
- a CDS encoding phage/plasmid replication protein, II/X family, whose translation MIDLLRIAIPFDEVFVVGDTASDRISGLIDLKECNLRGAKLESGNVTFNDGQYDFESLRHPYESLPSSWSTLSFKIHAGGSTYWPFIEIKASPAKLLQGHNVYGSDDVRLCVESLVTTFNMGMPRLAEMLDFRSAEIKQIDCTFTAHLDSEADARNIITVLRNLSSGQTRSSKSAHETTAYWGVKSSNDGQKSSRRKQLKAYLKHFELQHQIKETEHKLKITKKDVYKRQLEAMTAPEVLAFAQNSLRFEASILPKTFKRLGFPTHVGDFVRHCENLSRRCCPIQYLWDYAWKDIFKTFEGKQVNIYNDDDVRAALRAEYFTVTKTGKTTYSKADRLFRFVRSLKHEGWDEVKATMPERTFYRTISEVSSVIPKSYLQNLQASASSNVVPLVRFVNVDFSKQHPANWHEPKPLHQQLRQTMRLAS comes from the coding sequence ATGATTGACTTGCTACGGATTGCAATTCCATTTGATGAGGTTTTTGTTGTTGGAGATACGGCATCTGACCGCATTTCTGGCCTTATCGACCTCAAAGAATGCAATCTCCGCGGTGCAAAATTAGAGTCTGGCAATGTGACTTTTAATGACGGTCAATATGATTTCGAGTCACTACGCCACCCATACGAATCGCTCCCTTCAAGCTGGTCAACGCTTTCATTTAAGATTCATGCGGGTGGTTCTACCTACTGGCCGTTTATTGAGATAAAAGCCAGCCCTGCAAAGTTACTCCAAGGTCATAATGTTTACGGTTCTGACGATGTTCGTTTATGCGTTGAATCGTTGGTGACCACATTCAATATGGGTATGCCTAGGTTGGCTGAAATGCTTGATTTTAGAAGTGCCGAGATTAAGCAAATAGATTGCACTTTCACGGCCCATTTAGATAGTGAAGCTGACGCAAGAAACATCATTACTGTGTTAAGAAATTTATCATCAGGCCAAACTCGCTCTAGTAAGTCAGCACATGAAACAACTGCCTATTGGGGTGTAAAAAGCTCTAATGACGGCCAAAAATCATCTAGACGTAAACAGTTAAAAGCATATTTAAAGCATTTTGAGTTACAGCATCAAATTAAAGAAACCGAGCATAAATTAAAGATCACAAAAAAGGACGTATATAAACGACAGCTTGAAGCAATGACAGCGCCAGAGGTATTAGCTTTTGCGCAAAACTCGCTACGTTTTGAGGCTTCTATTTTGCCTAAGACGTTTAAGCGTTTGGGGTTTCCTACTCATGTGGGTGACTTCGTTCGTCATTGTGAAAACCTGTCAAGGCGCTGTTGTCCGATTCAATATCTATGGGATTACGCTTGGAAAGACATATTTAAAACTTTCGAGGGCAAACAAGTGAACATATATAACGATGACGATGTCAGAGCGGCTTTGCGTGCCGAATATTTTACAGTGACTAAAACGGGTAAAACGACTTATTCAAAGGCAGATAGATTATTTCGCTTTGTTCGTAGCCTTAAGCACGAAGGGTGGGACGAAGTCAAGGCCACTATGCCTGAGCGTACTTTTTATAGAACAATATCTGAGGTTTCCTCTGTTATTCCTAAGTCCTATCTTCAAAATTTACAAGCATCTGCGTCCTCTAATGTGGTTCCGTTAGTTCGGTTTGTAAATGTCGATTTTTCAAAGCAACATCCAGCAAATTGGCATGAGCCAAAACCATTACATCAGCAACTAAGACAAACTATGCGATTAGCAAGTTAA
- a CDS encoding single-stranded DNA-binding protein: MSVKIEIDSQDCVVQQRSFKGQDGKPDRTIYWQRGYMYNGGRYPVEVQIPLEEGVPPNPAGEYEIHPSSFQVSRFGKIEVNPFNVLLTPLKAGIKAA, from the coding sequence ATGTCAGTAAAAATTGAGATTGATAGCCAAGACTGTGTTGTTCAACAACGTTCTTTTAAGGGTCAAGATGGCAAGCCTGACCGCACTATCTATTGGCAACGTGGCTATATGTATAACGGTGGTCGTTATCCTGTTGAGGTTCAAATTCCGCTAGAGGAGGGTGTACCACCTAATCCCGCAGGTGAATATGAAATTCATCCTTCTAGTTTTCAGGTTTCGCGTTTTGGCAAGATTGAGGTTAACCCTTTCAATGTTTTGCTTACTCCGCTGAAAGCTGGCATTAAGGCGGCTTAA
- a CDS encoding zonular occludens toxin domain-containing protein, whose product MINGIFGRPRAGKSYESVVYHIIPAAKDGRKVVTNIPVNKEKIAQFYSQDVADNITVVEANFNQYGMVRPFSVPSDFTRYDWKAENGQGVLFVVDEAHLSIGRDAKKEVLEYLSMHGHYGHDIIILCQSPAKLHKDLKDMVEVCFRCIKKSVFGDDTHYIKKTYHGISGRNSDYIHEEEREYQKQYFQFYQSHTQSSKPVDEAKTKDIKANFIPHRKLSIALIVIGVVFTLYTGKKILIPDSLGLDSSKSVSVPVEVKPSVSSSSVVSNANASPVLPSSKKSSESKKHPFYKVSLHIDSVAEFTLKRYLVKEVYFVAAQNGQPMFTISTKDLRLAGYDVQVFGDCAVLVTYEDYEDWITCDSPRVALAANLPDSTPEQTD is encoded by the coding sequence GTGATTAATGGTATCTTTGGTCGCCCTAGAGCTGGTAAAAGCTATGAAAGCGTTGTTTATCATATAATTCCTGCTGCTAAGGATGGTCGTAAAGTTGTAACTAATATTCCTGTTAATAAAGAAAAGATTGCTCAATTTTATAGCCAAGATGTAGCTGATAATATTACTGTTGTTGAGGCGAATTTTAACCAGTACGGCATGGTTAGGCCATTTTCTGTTCCTTCTGATTTTACTCGGTATGATTGGAAGGCTGAAAATGGTCAAGGTGTTTTATTCGTTGTTGATGAGGCTCATTTATCGATTGGTCGTGATGCCAAAAAAGAAGTTTTAGAATATTTGTCGATGCATGGTCATTATGGTCATGACATTATTATTCTTTGTCAGAGTCCTGCCAAGTTGCATAAAGATTTAAAAGATATGGTTGAAGTTTGTTTTCGCTGTATTAAAAAGTCTGTTTTTGGCGATGATACTCATTATATTAAAAAGACTTATCATGGTATTTCAGGTCGTAACTCTGATTATATTCATGAGGAAGAAAGGGAATATCAAAAGCAATATTTTCAGTTTTACCAAAGCCATACTCAATCAAGTAAGCCTGTTGATGAAGCTAAAACAAAAGACATTAAAGCTAATTTTATTCCTCATCGAAAACTATCTATAGCTCTGATTGTTATTGGTGTTGTTTTTACGCTTTATACAGGTAAAAAGATTTTAATTCCTGACTCATTAGGTCTTGACTCTTCAAAGTCAGTTTCTGTACCTGTTGAGGTTAAACCTTCAGTTTCAAGTTCCTCTGTTGTTTCGAATGCTAATGCTTCACCAGTTCTACCAAGTTCTAAAAAGTCTTCGGAATCAAAAAAACATCCTTTTTATAAGGTATCTCTTCATATTGATAGTGTTGCTGAATTCACTCTTAAGCGTTATTTGGTTAAAGAGGTGTATTTTGTTGCCGCACAGAACGGTCAGCCTATGTTTACAATCTCAACTAAAGATTTGCGTCTTGCTGGTTATGACGTTCAAGTGTTTGGTGATTGCGCTGTGCTTGTTACTTATGAGGATTATGAGGATTGGATAACATGCGACTCACCTAGGGTTGCATTAGCTGCTAATTTACCTGATTCGACACCAGAGCAAACTGATTAG